One segment of Clavelina lepadiformis chromosome 2, kaClaLepa1.1, whole genome shotgun sequence DNA contains the following:
- the LOC143447209 gene encoding uncharacterized protein LOC143447209 isoform X1, translating to MIEKLLVIIFITQAFVQSKPYKRNLSGAVDLTLSPGSVGKEVVEACILKLDSLSIFSNDFEFMKRIAFVETKFGTNFTSKDITRGIWQMSIPMLSELQAEASSAILVSLVTTISQTLGPSLVDFNNMDMTIPFHSVIALRLYIELIQNASAVPGLRQDQHDWWETNYTTSSSKNYTAEVIELEASENCPEKEMDVWFLLDGSTSIRREHFETSLLFINHLMSGFVISPDIVRAGMSTYSSYGNTVIASKFDEHTDNSAFENAVNNTVYLTGTTYTGFAIYDVLRNGFTVISGARSFDLGIPRALVVITDGYSFDSAEEAAKQAHSAGVTLFAVGVGTGIELEEIKTMASHPYTTYSYIMTDFTDLLNVLPEPLSNKACKLSAAIQHGAPVTVSEEAGGIHYSYISVPAEDYVTVSFEVNAGSGSSAQIYVGLYPNPSASLHLLTFVLLPGDLVALKVTSSGAITRSAVESNLDISSLVSGAASLYVTTVSTGTSKLELAITSTLSVTTTTATVTTTTTSTSSPTADYLEWWIVMIIVVLSIVTIMILATVVLFILGISRSSRYPKCNHGICYSICLCICTENRYGYYH from the exons ATGATTGAAAAACTTCTCGTGATTATTTTCATTACTCAAGCATTCGTCCAAAGCAAGCCATACAAAAG AAATCTAAGTGGCGCGGTGGATTTAACGCTATCACCTGGATCTGTGGGAAAAGAGGTGGTGGAGGCATGTATTTTAAAGCTCGATAGCCTGTCTATATTTTCCAACGATTTTGAATTTATGAAAAGAATTGCGTTTGTGGAAACTAAGTTCGGAACAAACTTTACCTCCAAGGACATTACCAGAGGAATATGGCAG ATGTCGATTCCAATGCTTTCTGAACTGCAAGCTGAGGCGTCATCAGCCATATTAGTTAGCTTGGTAACCACCATCAGTCAAACACTTGGGCCTTCTTTGGTTGATTTTAACAACATGGATATGAC CATTCCATTTCACTCGGTCATTGCCCTTCGTTTATATATTGAGTTGATCCAAAATGCGTCTGCGGTCCCGGGATTACGTCAAGATCAGCATGACTGGTGGGAGACGAATTACACTACATCTTCTTCCAAAAATTATACCGCTGAAGTTATTGAGCTTGAAGCCTCCGAAA ATTGTCCTGAAAAAGAAATGGATGTGTGGTTTTTGTTGGACGGGTCAACCAGTATAAGACGCGAACATTTCGAAACATCTCTTTTGTTCATTAATCATTTAATGTCTGGTTTTGTCATTTCACCCGACATAGTACGTGCGGGTATGTCGACCTATTCTTCGTATGGAAACACCGTTATTGCTAGCAAATTCGATGAGCACACGGATAATTCTGCTTTTGAAAATGCTGTTAACAACACCGTCTATCTAACCG gaacaacTTACACCGGTTTTGCCATATACGATGTTCTGAGGAATGGTTTCACTGTTATTAGTGGAGCACGATCGTTTGACCTCGGGATTCCCCGAGCTCTTGTTGTGATAACAGATGGATATAGCTTCGACTCTGCCGAAGAAGCTGCAAAACAG GCTCACTCTGCTGGTGTTACTTTGTTCGCGGTTGGCGTTGGAACCGGCATCGAATTAGAAGAAATTAAGACAATGGCCAGCCACCCGTATACAACCTACTCTTATATTATGACTGATTTCACCGACCTTCTCAACGTGTTGCCTGAACCATTGTCCAATAAAGCATGCAAGCTTTCGGCTGCAATCCAG CACGGCGCGCCAGTAACTGTGTCTGAAGAGGCCGGTGGCATCCATTATTCTTACATCAGCGTCCCAGCGGAAGATTATGTGACAGTGAGCTTTGAAGTAAACGCCGGTTCAGGAAGTTCCGCCCAAATTTACGTTGGACTTTACCCAAATCCAAGCGCATCTTTGCACCTTTTGACCTTTGTACTCTTACCG GGCGACCTTGTTGCATTGAAAGTCACTTCAAGTGGAGCAATAACTCGAAGTGCGGTTGAATCGAATCTTGACATTTCTAGCCTCGTTTCTGGTGCGGCATCTCTCTACGTAACCACCGTATCCACAGGAACAAGCAAACTTGAACTTGCTATAACTTCG ACACTTTCTGTGACGACGACTACCGCTACCGTCACCACCACAACAACTTCTACCTCATCTCCAACTGCTGATTACTTGGAGTGGTGGATAGTTATGATTATTGTTGTTCTTTCCATAGTGACCATAATGATTCTTGCCACAGTAGTATTGTTTATTCTTGGAATATCTCGTTCTTCGCGTTATCCGAAATGCAACCACGGAATTTGCTATAGCATATGCTTGTGCATATGCACCGAGAACCGCTACGGCTACTACCACTAG
- the LOC143447209 gene encoding uncharacterized protein LOC143447209 isoform X2: protein MKRIAFVETKFGTNFTSKDITRGIWQMSIPMLSELQAEASSAILVSLVTTISQTLGPSLVDFNNMDMTIPFHSVIALRLYIELIQNASAVPGLRQDQHDWWETNYTTSSSKNYTAEVIELEASENCPEKEMDVWFLLDGSTSIRREHFETSLLFINHLMSGFVISPDIVRAGMSTYSSYGNTVIASKFDEHTDNSAFENAVNNTVYLTGTTYTGFAIYDVLRNGFTVISGARSFDLGIPRALVVITDGYSFDSAEEAAKQAHSAGVTLFAVGVGTGIELEEIKTMASHPYTTYSYIMTDFTDLLNVLPEPLSNKACKLSAAIQHGAPVTVSEEAGGIHYSYISVPAEDYVTVSFEVNAGSGSSAQIYVGLYPNPSASLHLLTFVLLPGDLVALKVTSSGAITRSAVESNLDISSLVSGAASLYVTTVSTGTSKLELAITSTLSVTTTTATVTTTTTSTSSPTADYLEWWIVMIIVVLSIVTIMILATVVLFILGISRSSRYPKCNHGICYSICLCICTENRYGYYH, encoded by the exons ATGAAAAGAATTGCGTTTGTGGAAACTAAGTTCGGAACAAACTTTACCTCCAAGGACATTACCAGAGGAATATGGCAG ATGTCGATTCCAATGCTTTCTGAACTGCAAGCTGAGGCGTCATCAGCCATATTAGTTAGCTTGGTAACCACCATCAGTCAAACACTTGGGCCTTCTTTGGTTGATTTTAACAACATGGATATGAC CATTCCATTTCACTCGGTCATTGCCCTTCGTTTATATATTGAGTTGATCCAAAATGCGTCTGCGGTCCCGGGATTACGTCAAGATCAGCATGACTGGTGGGAGACGAATTACACTACATCTTCTTCCAAAAATTATACCGCTGAAGTTATTGAGCTTGAAGCCTCCGAAA ATTGTCCTGAAAAAGAAATGGATGTGTGGTTTTTGTTGGACGGGTCAACCAGTATAAGACGCGAACATTTCGAAACATCTCTTTTGTTCATTAATCATTTAATGTCTGGTTTTGTCATTTCACCCGACATAGTACGTGCGGGTATGTCGACCTATTCTTCGTATGGAAACACCGTTATTGCTAGCAAATTCGATGAGCACACGGATAATTCTGCTTTTGAAAATGCTGTTAACAACACCGTCTATCTAACCG gaacaacTTACACCGGTTTTGCCATATACGATGTTCTGAGGAATGGTTTCACTGTTATTAGTGGAGCACGATCGTTTGACCTCGGGATTCCCCGAGCTCTTGTTGTGATAACAGATGGATATAGCTTCGACTCTGCCGAAGAAGCTGCAAAACAG GCTCACTCTGCTGGTGTTACTTTGTTCGCGGTTGGCGTTGGAACCGGCATCGAATTAGAAGAAATTAAGACAATGGCCAGCCACCCGTATACAACCTACTCTTATATTATGACTGATTTCACCGACCTTCTCAACGTGTTGCCTGAACCATTGTCCAATAAAGCATGCAAGCTTTCGGCTGCAATCCAG CACGGCGCGCCAGTAACTGTGTCTGAAGAGGCCGGTGGCATCCATTATTCTTACATCAGCGTCCCAGCGGAAGATTATGTGACAGTGAGCTTTGAAGTAAACGCCGGTTCAGGAAGTTCCGCCCAAATTTACGTTGGACTTTACCCAAATCCAAGCGCATCTTTGCACCTTTTGACCTTTGTACTCTTACCG GGCGACCTTGTTGCATTGAAAGTCACTTCAAGTGGAGCAATAACTCGAAGTGCGGTTGAATCGAATCTTGACATTTCTAGCCTCGTTTCTGGTGCGGCATCTCTCTACGTAACCACCGTATCCACAGGAACAAGCAAACTTGAACTTGCTATAACTTCG ACACTTTCTGTGACGACGACTACCGCTACCGTCACCACCACAACAACTTCTACCTCATCTCCAACTGCTGATTACTTGGAGTGGTGGATAGTTATGATTATTGTTGTTCTTTCCATAGTGACCATAATGATTCTTGCCACAGTAGTATTGTTTATTCTTGGAATATCTCGTTCTTCGCGTTATCCGAAATGCAACCACGGAATTTGCTATAGCATATGCTTGTGCATATGCACCGAGAACCGCTACGGCTACTACCACTAG
- the LOC143444923 gene encoding uncharacterized protein LOC143444923 has product MEYTLILLMTGILVSAMPAENKKKTSPIGAIDLTLAEGSFGEEVVQACLQKIDSLFAFSNDFGFMKRISFVETEYGRNYSNRNKKRGIWQISTNMENIIFNNLSSLNSTLKNFNLIDEYHNLVYERDYSIPFYSALVGRLYIEIMVGLSTLPGTLMDQADWWANNYHSGASSDVFSTQVAEHESNLSCSNERMDLWFLLDSSGSIGTENFKTSLDFVSHLSSKFNISSDRVRTGMSIYSTWHTIISYFNQHTSNQEFMEAVKTTHYKRGGTNTGAAITKVLTKGFNERNGARDRSQGVPRVLIVLTDGQSNDDVLQPVYDAHEAGITVFAVGVGHGIKFEEINLIASNPDSTYAYKLSQFNTLLPILQRVLTEQTCTASATLLNNTLVTIRISSGSSHYSSIKIPRNGYVTISLSTESVNGSSGQGYIGTFPNPNSALHSVAFQLTGGNNITFVATGDGILLKEGSKISEISSFKLHDDTLPIYISINSKGQLSLPLEMRAIVVNAVFNTATTSTTLPTTILATTSVSPDSSLTMRSLDPSATTVEKLTTLESSTSKHNGNDHHKINDNYKNSSCAYCGHAIINNCHAGRICTFYMPK; this is encoded by the exons ATGGAATACACACTTATTTTACTAATGACAGGAATATTAGTAAGTGCTATGCCAGCGGAAAACAA AAAGAAGACATCTCCTATTGGCGCTATTGACCTAACTCTGGCGGAAGGATCGTTCGGGGAGGAAGTGGTACAAGCGTGTTTGCAGAAGATCGACAGTCTCTTTGCATTTTCAAACGACTTTGGCTTCATGAAACGGATCTCATTTGTAGAAACTGAGTACGGACGAAATTATAGcaacagaaacaaaaaaagagGAATATGGCAG ATTTCTACGAACATGGAAAACATAATCTTTAACAATCTTTCATCTCTTAATTCAACTTTGAAGAATTTTAATCTAATCGACGAATATCACAATCTCGTCTATGAAAGAGATTACAG CATCCCATTTTACTCGGCACTGGTAGGAAGGCTTTACATCGAAATTATGGTGGGCCTAAGCACATTACCAGGGACATTGATGGATCAAGCAGATTGGTGGGCAAATAACTACCACTCGGGGGCATCCTCAGATGTTTTTTCCACTCAAGTTGCCGAACACGAATCAAATTTAA GTTGTTCAAATGAGAGAATGGATCTTTGGTTCCTACTTGATTCTTCCGGGAGCATTGGgacagaaaattttaaaacctcGCTCGACTTCGTTTCTCATCTCTCAtccaagtttaacatttcctCCGACAGAGTAAGAACAGGAATGTCCATATATTCGACCTGGCACACAATAATCAGCTACTTCAACCAGCACACAAGCAATCAGGAGTTTATGGAAGCAGTCAAAACTACTCACTACAAAAGAG GCGGAACAAATACCGGAGCCGCCATCACCAAAGTATTAACCAAAGGTTTTAATGAAAGAAACGGAGCTCGAGATCGGTCACAAGGTGTCCCTAGAGTGTTGATTGTACTCACAGATGGACAAAGCAACGACGACGTTTTACAGCcagtttatgac GCCCACGAAGCTGGCATCACGGTTTTTGCTGTCGGTGTTGGACATGGAATAAAGTTTGAAGAAATTAATTTGATTGCCAGCAATCCTGACAGCACCTACGCCTACAAGTTGTCCCAGTTCAATACACTGCTACCGATCTTGCAACGTGTTTTAACTGAGCAAACTTGTACAGCGTCTGCAACTTTATTG AACAATACTCTTGTTACCATTCGCATTTCATCTGGAAGTTCTCATTATTCGTCCATCAAAATACCAAGAAATGGATACGTCACAATTTCCTTGAGTACAGAAAGCGTTAACGGAAGTTCCGGTCAAGGTTACATCGGTACTTTCCCCAACCCAAATTCAGCTTTGCATTCAGTAGCTTTCCAGCTTACTGGG GGAAACAATATTACGTTCGTTGCAACAGGAGATGGAATTTTGTTAAAGGAAGGCAGCAAGATATCTGAAATTAGTTCCTTCAAGCTACATGATGACACTTTACCTATTTACATCAGCATCAATTCTAAAGGACAGTTGTCTTTACCACTAGAAATGCGAGCAATCGTT GTAAACGCGGTTTTCAACACTGCAACAACGTCAACCACTCTTCCCACGACAATACTTGCGACGACATCTGTGTCACCTGATTCGTCGCTCACAATGAGATCTTTAGATCCTTCCGCCACCACAGTGGAAAAACTGACGACTTTGGAATCTTCTACAAG CAAACACAACGGCAACGACCACCACAAAATCAACGATAATTACAAGAACTCTTCCTGTGCTTACTGTGGCCACGCCATTATTAACAACTGTCACGCCGGACGCATTTGCACGTTCTACATGCCGAAATGA
- the LOC143446439 gene encoding uncharacterized protein LOC143446439 has product MQKATSTLGKGDFIELKSLAAPPQAVKEILFATLILLGENKETAKDWNFVKRQLACYGEKSILNRMMNRKAQEISSQSAQDASELLNHIDMARAHAVSSAIASVLAWCMATINEAAKEAQNH; this is encoded by the exons ATGCAAAAAGCGACTTCTACATTAGGCAAAGGTGACTTTATCGAATTAAAATCTCTTGCAGCTCCACCGCAGGCAGTAAAAGAAATCTTGTTCGCAACATTAATTTTGTTGggtgaaaacaaagaaacggCCAAG GACTGGAATTTTGTTAAACGACAGCTTGCTTGCTATGGAGAAAAATCCATACTGAATCGAATGATGAACCGAAAAGCACAAGAAATCTCTTCCCAATCCGCACAGGACGCATCCGAACTATTGAACCATATTGATATGGCCAGAGCACACGCAGTGAGCAGTGCGATTGCATCAGTTTTAGCTTGG TGCATGGCGACCATAAATGAAGCGGCAAAAGAAGCGCAAAACCATTAA
- the LOC143445960 gene encoding uncharacterized protein LOC143445960: MAFSKRIGVKATRIIKNNETGMDLTISDYRLPTKSESKSVLYRLVIIMKMVASDTSDSTEDEIVHFTKEKSYNDFLKLRKDLDKRYCGTYVPELAKKTLLEISIGKSELSLHSKYRERQLLLDKFVQWCASTTKIAKSEQLQEFLEVKKANSSGKSTDTDRISPKNETKGIWDKVQKERKQAVIPQENLFHEINFGADFEGQIFEGSSTTTENSRLPAHADIPYEVPLTGAKKPNTAAGLFEKPDLMGTISVGEKELIVLSDEEDYTDKNIFDEDEVEDQQDDLLDVTEDISSISSRLRKIDTKKVTPCERNPKTSAQEVKPTVDVNKMADEDVLTYVTENSTLSEELDLGF; the protein is encoded by the coding sequence ATGGCATTTTCCAAGCGAATAGGCGTAAAAGCGACAAGAATCATTAAAAACAACGAAACTGGGATGGATTTAACCATCTCAGACTACAGGCTGCCCACTAAAAGTGAATCAAAAAGTGTACTTTACCGTCTTGTGATAATAATGAAAATGGTTGCAAGCGATACGTCTGACTCAACGGAAGATGAAATTGTGCACTTCACAAAGGAGAAATCCTATAATGATTTTCTTAAACTAAGAAAGGACCTAGACAAAAGGTATTGTGGTACCTACGTTCCTGAACTTGCTAAGAAAACCCTGCTTGAGATCTCTATAGGAAAATCTGAATTATCTTTACACAGTAAGTACCGGGAGCGACAACTACTTTTGGATAAATTTGTGCAATGGTGCGCGAGtacaacaaaaattgcaaagtcGGAACAGTTACAAGAATTTTTGGAAGTCAAGAAAGCCAACTCCTCTGGAAAATCAACAGACACAGACAGAATCAGTCCAAAAAATGAAACGAAAGGTATTTGGGACAAAGTGcaaaaagaaagaaagcaAGCAGTAATTCCTCAAGAAAAtctatttcatgaaataaattttggcGCAGACTTCGAAGGGCAAATCTTTGAAGGCAGTAGCACGACGACGGAAAATTCTCGACTTCCTGCGCACGCAGATATACCATATGAAGTACCGCTAACTGGCGCCAAAAAGCCCAATACAGCAGCAGGTCTCTTCGAGAAACCTGATCTTATGGGAACAATTTCAGTCGGAGAGAAAGAATTAATAGTTCTTAGTGATGAGGAAGATTATActgataaaaatatatttgatgAAGATGAAGTGGAAGATCAGCAGGATGATCTGCTGGATGTTACGGAAGACATAAGCTCAATTTCGTCCAGGTTGAGGAAGATTGACACGAAAAAAGTTACTCCTTGCGAACGAAACCCCAAAACGTCAGCCCAGGAGGTGAAACCAACAGTGGATGTTAACAAAATGGCAGACGAGGATGTGCTAACATACGTCACTGAAAACTCAACATTGTCTGAAGAGCTTGACTTGGGGTTTTGA